A single genomic interval of Psychroserpens sp. NJDZ02 harbors:
- a CDS encoding phytoene/squalene synthase family protein has product MKSLFDAVSYDCSKVVTTSYSTSFSLATKMLSQTIRQDIYNIYGFVRFADEIVDTFHDYNKQDLFDRFENDLELALQEKISLNPILNAFQHTYHKCNIDKHMVESFMKSMRLDLSKTKYTTDQEYKDYIYGSADVVGLMCLKVFVKGDSEKYESLKSTAMSLGSAFQKVNFLRDLKADHELLDRTYFPNTDLTNLTEEDKLFIIQDIESDFEEGLKGIKQLPIEAKFGVFMAYRYYNQLLKKLKKTPALEIKNTRIRVPNYKKAELLTRSYVKYQLNLL; this is encoded by the coding sequence ATGAAATCATTATTCGACGCTGTTTCCTACGATTGTAGCAAAGTGGTTACTACCTCTTATAGTACTTCATTTTCACTAGCAACAAAAATGTTGTCCCAGACAATAAGACAAGATATTTATAATATCTATGGCTTTGTTCGCTTTGCAGACGAGATTGTAGACACTTTCCACGACTATAATAAACAGGATTTATTTGATCGTTTTGAAAATGACCTAGAATTAGCATTACAAGAAAAGATAAGCTTAAACCCTATTCTAAATGCCTTTCAGCACACATATCACAAATGCAATATAGATAAGCATATGGTGGAATCGTTTATGAAAAGCATGCGTTTAGACCTGTCCAAAACTAAATATACAACAGATCAAGAATACAAAGATTATATCTATGGATCTGCTGATGTTGTTGGCTTAATGTGCTTAAAAGTTTTTGTAAAAGGTGATAGCGAAAAATACGAATCGCTTAAAAGTACAGCAATGTCATTAGGGTCTGCTTTTCAAAAAGTGAATTTTTTAAGAGACTTAAAGGCTGACCATGAATTATTGGACAGAACCTATTTTCCTAATACCGATTTAACTAATTTAACAGAAGAAGATAAATTGTTTATTATTCAGGATATCGAAAGTGATTTTGAAGAAGGTTTAAAAGGAATCAAACAATTACCAATCGAAGCTAAATTTGGTGTATTCATGGCTTACCGCTACTACAACCAACTATTAAAAAAATTAAAGAAAACACCAGCTTTAGAAATAAAAAACACACGTATTAGAGTCCCTAATTACAAAAAGGCCGAACTTCTAACACGTAGTTATGTAAAATACCAACTCAATTTATTATAA
- a CDS encoding sterol desaturase family protein, which translates to MQTVYWILVFLGTFSTMEFMAWFTHKYVMHGFLWSLHKDHHHKDHDSWFERNDAFFIFYAIVSMTCFYLWSYEGVWYCLPIGLGIMAYGAAYFLVHDIFIHQRFKLFRNANNTYAKGVRRAHKMHHKHLGKGDGECFGMLFVPFKYFKK; encoded by the coding sequence ATGCAAACAGTATATTGGATATTAGTTTTTTTAGGAACCTTTTCTACAATGGAATTTATGGCGTGGTTTACACACAAATATGTCATGCATGGTTTTTTATGGAGCTTACACAAGGATCACCATCACAAAGATCACGACAGTTGGTTTGAGCGTAATGATGCCTTTTTTATATTTTATGCCATCGTTAGTATGACGTGTTTTTACCTTTGGAGTTATGAAGGCGTATGGTATTGCCTACCCATAGGTCTTGGTATTATGGCCTACGGTGCCGCTTACTTTTTAGTACATGACATTTTTATACACCAACGTTTTAAGTTATTTAGAAACGCAAATAACACCTACGCTAAAGGGGTCCGTCGTGCTCATAAAATGCATCACAAGCATTTAGGAAAAGGAGATGGCGAATGCTTCGGGATGCTTTTTGTTCCCTTTAAATATTTTAAAAAGTAA
- a CDS encoding lycopene cyclase family protein yields the protein MHKPHYDYIIVGNGLAGLQLALALGKDDFFNDKQIALIDPSTKSNNDKTWSFWETEDSTWDKLAYKTWQKATIYSSKKEIKLNLDPYTYKSIRALDFYNYTKDNLKQSDNIHLIKDTVTKVSEQNMVTVTTKTNSYTATHVFDSRITPDFTTQNKKYTTLLQHFKGWIIKTEQPVFDDTQITMMDYRLKDGNQTTFMYVLPFSKTEALVEFTYFTENTVNASTYDSYIKQYISDYLKIKNYTISETESGVIPMTTFPFSNNNTYNITKIGTAGGWVKPSTGYSFKHTQKKVTKIVANLKTNQPPSKNLFISKYKFYDKIFLKVLKDENYKGEWIFEQYYSKNNVNTMFRFLDEESTFIEDIKIMWSLFSFSFIKAFFKTL from the coding sequence ATGCATAAACCCCATTATGATTACATAATAGTTGGTAATGGATTAGCAGGGCTACAACTAGCTTTAGCATTAGGGAAAGATGACTTTTTTAATGATAAACAAATAGCTCTAATAGATCCTTCTACAAAGTCTAACAATGACAAAACGTGGAGTTTTTGGGAAACAGAAGATAGCACTTGGGACAAATTAGCCTATAAAACTTGGCAAAAAGCTACTATTTATAGTTCAAAAAAAGAAATTAAGCTAAACCTAGATCCTTATACTTATAAAAGTATACGTGCCTTAGATTTTTATAATTATACCAAAGATAATTTAAAACAAAGTGATAACATTCACTTAATAAAAGACACCGTTACAAAAGTATCAGAACAAAACATGGTTACAGTAACCACAAAAACTAATAGTTATACTGCTACTCATGTTTTTGATAGTAGAATCACACCAGATTTTACAACTCAAAACAAAAAATACACCACATTATTACAACACTTTAAAGGTTGGATTATAAAAACAGAACAACCCGTATTTGATGATACACAGATAACAATGATGGACTACCGTTTAAAAGACGGAAATCAAACCACGTTTATGTATGTGTTGCCCTTTTCTAAGACTGAAGCTTTAGTAGAATTTACCTATTTTACAGAAAACACTGTTAACGCCTCGACTTACGATAGTTATATCAAACAATACATTTCTGATTATTTAAAAATTAAAAACTACACCATATCAGAAACTGAATCTGGTGTCATACCAATGACAACATTTCCATTTAGCAACAACAACACCTACAACATTACTAAAATAGGCACTGCTGGAGGTTGGGTAAAACCGTCTACAGGTTATTCTTTTAAACATACTCAGAAAAAAGTAACTAAGATTGTTGCCAATTTAAAAACCAACCAGCCACCTTCTAAAAATCTATTTATATCAAAATATAAATTCTATGATAAAATATTTTTAAAGGTTTTAAAAGACGAAAATTATAAAGGTGAATGGATTTTTGAGCAATACTATAGTAAAAACAATGTAAATACAATGTTTCGCTTTTTAGATGAAGAATCTACTTTTATCGAAGACATAAAAATTATGTGGTCTTTATTCAGCTTTAGCTTTATAAAAGCTTTTTTTAAAACGCTATAA